A DNA window from Malus domestica chromosome 12, GDT2T_hap1 contains the following coding sequences:
- the LOC103450714 gene encoding uncharacterized protein, producing the protein MVTSLSRDGQHALLQDGVCHWWIHVGTLRKPEETLVIDLRDPPTIWAGAVERLVASMDVQAALAPSVHPLSLSYNLPKMQNKATVEALYKALAQSQTDTVGKLLASDLEWWFHGPPKSQHMMHVLTGDSSHTDFRFEPRSITEIGGGVIIAEGWEGAKAYWVHVWTLKDGLITQFREYFNTWLTVKDLKPEGWESFTVWQSMPRDLFHRSLPTLLLAI; encoded by the exons atggttacgtcactctcacgtgacggccagcatgccctccttcaggacggggtgtgtcactggTGGATCCATGTAGGGACCCTTCGGAAGCCCGAAGAAACACTTGTGATCGACCTTCGAGACCCTCCAACAATTTGGGCAGGTGCAGTGGAGAGGCTTGTTGCCTCCATGGATGTGCAGGCAGCA CTAGCACCCTCAGttcatcctctctctctctcttacaatCTACCAAAAATGCAAAACAAGGCAACCGTTGAAGCTCTCTACAAGGCGTTGGCACAGAGCCAAACAGACACAGTGGGAAAGCTTCTAGCCAGTGACCTAGAATGGTGGTTCCATGGCCCCCCAAAGAGCCAGCATATGATGCACGTGCTCACGGGGGATTCCAGCCACACTGACTTCAGGTTCGAGCCCAGAAGCATCACAGAGATTGGTGGTGGTGTGATCATTGCTGAGGGATGGGAAGGGGCAAAGGCCTACTGGGTCCACGTGTGGACCCTCAAAGATGGGTTGATCACTCAGTTCAGGGAGTATTTTAACACGTGGCTGACTGTAAAGGATCTGAAGCCGGAGGGATGGGAGAGCTTCACTGTGTGGCAGAGCATGCCGAGGGACCTGTTCCACCGCTCCTTGCCAACCCTATTGCTTgctatttag
- the LOC103450715 gene encoding uncharacterized protein: MATRLMTKMFFVFRHHKRDGLLSDKNRTRDEISSTAPSSNSQGFRKRFNGILSQKIDWESMRKICKKWIKNPLNMALLLWISCVAVSGAILFLVMTGMLNHVLPAQSQRNEWFEINNQIINALFTLMSLYHHPKRIHHLVLLLRWKPKDVTFLRKIYCKNGTYKPHERMHILVVVAFLHLNCFAQYALCTLNLRYKRSERSAIGVGICLSVAIAAPAIAGVYCIVSPLGKEYEVDSESQDHILTNQTRKFSFASRNEQGIAEFAPQWRGGLFDFREDIAISYLSFFCTFCVFGWNAKRLGFGNMYVHIATFLLFCTAPFWILSLAAFHIDNNVAREAMTITGIVLCMFGLLYGGFWRIQMRKRFNLPANNLCCGKPAVTDCAQWLFCCWCSLAQEVRTANFYSIMEDNLCRKQMSEHENPSLVPLRRESGKTQYRSGANHLPSSRVEKDYPNVDRQLPMEPPVPSRIQREEKIEPKT, encoded by the coding sequence ATGGCTACAAGGCTGATGACAAAAATGTTCTTTGTTTTTCGACATCACAAAAGGGACGGCTTACTTAGTGACAAAAATCGCACAAGAGACGAGATCTCAAGTACCGCACCTTCTTCAAATAGCCAAGGTTTTCGAAAACGTTTCAATGGGATTCTTTCTCAGAAGATCGATTGGGAGTCCATgaggaaaatatgcaaaaaGTGGATCAAGAACCCTCTGAATATGGCACTCCTTTTGTGGATAAGTTGTGTTGCTGTCTCCGGAGCAATCCTTTTTCTTGTGATGACAGGAATGTTAAACCATGTCCTACCGGCGCAGTCTCAGAGAAATGAGTGGTTTGAGATTAACAATCAAATCATCAATGCTCTCTTCACTCTCATGAGTCTTTACCATCACCCGAAAAGGATCCACCACCTTGTACTTCTCTTAAGATGGAAGCCGAAAGATGTCACATTTCTCAGAAAAATATACTGTAAGAACGGAACTTACAAGCCCCATGAACGGATGCACATTCTGGTTGTTGTTGCGTTCCTCCATCTGAATTGCTTTGCTCAGTATGCCTTGTGTACGCTTAACTTGAGATACAAAAGATCTGAGCGATCGGCTATTGGTGTCGGTATCTGCCTTTCAGTTGCAATTGCTGCTCCTGCAATCGCAGGTGTGTACTGCATTGTCAGCCCCCTTGGAAAGGAGTACGAAGTTGATAGCGAATCGCAGGATCATATTCTCACAAATCAAACGAGGAAATTTTCATTTGCATCTAGGAATGAGCAAGGGATTGCTGAATTTGCACCTCAATGGAGAGGGGGTTTATTTGATTTTCGGGAAGATATTGCCATATCTTATCTCTCTTTTTTCTGCACCTTTTGTGTTTTTGGATGGAACGCCAAAAGGCTTGGATTTGGCAacatgtatgttcacattgCAACATTTCTCCTCTTCTGCACAGCCCCATTTTGGATCCTCAGTTTAGCTGCCTTCCATATTGACAACAACGTTGCAAGAGAAGCCATGACTATAACCGGCATTGTCCTTTGTATGTTTGGCTTGCTGTACGGTGGCTTCTGGAGAATCCAAATGAGGAAGAGGTTCAACTTGCCGGCGAATAACTTATGCTGTGGAAAGCCTGCGGTAACAGACTGTGCACAATGGCTTTTCTGCTGCTGGTGCTCACTAGCTCAGGAAGTTCGAACTGCGAATTTCTACAGCATAATGGAAGATAACTTGTGCAGGAAGCAAATGTCTGAGCACGAAAATCCCTCACTAGTCCCTTTGCGGCGTGAAAGCGGAAAAACTCAATATAGATCTGGCGCAAATCATCTACCTTCAAGCAGAGTTGAAAAAGATTACCCTAATGTAGACAGACAGCTCCCCATGGAACCCCCTGTTCCATCCAGAAtacagagagaagaaaaaatcgaaccgaagaCGTGA